From Anopheles funestus chromosome 3RL, idAnoFuneDA-416_04, whole genome shotgun sequence, a single genomic window includes:
- the LOC125771861 gene encoding acetyl-CoA carboxylase isoform X1 → MIYLMVAGVILFAYLFLYDWWTSYDFGKASNKPYDIVRHGTVHQLTNVPVETAPETERACDTTADGCDTEPPIGATVLTNGNTTAEDQPLPNVGATLDQLTQQVKQVSLTYANLLYDRPQPRRQQKQKRLNRPQDKPCFVNGQQEQSTGTSSVDTNDNHIKMDGPNESAAVPMSEEASTAGKERASFIVGEEDSQLDDELEANDAFPQTMENGGLRSCSSYEMNLTEKRRRLRPSMSHGTGLGLQRGQERDFVLSTTEEFVKKFNGTRVINKVLIANNGIAAVKCMRSIRRWSYEMFKNERAVRFVVMVTPEDLKANAEYIKMADHYVPVPGGSNNNNYANVELIVDIALRTQVQAVWAGWGHASENPKLPELLHKKSLVFLGPPERAMWALGDKVASSIVAQTAEIPTLPWSGSELKAQYSGKKIKISSELFARGCVTTSDQGLIAAGKIGFPVMIKASEGGGGKGIRRVDSPDEFPALFRQVQAEVPGSPIFVMKLARGARHLEVQLLADQYGNAISLFGRDCSIQRRHQKIIEEAPAVIADPAVFEEMEKAAVRLAKMVGYVSAGTVEYLYDSEGKYFFLELNPRLQVEHPCTEMVADVNLPACQLQIGMGIPLYRIKDIRLLYGENPWGSTVIDFDNPTQKPRPWGHVIAARITSENPDEGFKPSSGTVQELNFRSSKNVWGYFSVAASGGLHEFADSQFGHCFSWGENRQQARENLVIALKELSIRGDFRTTVEYLITLLETNSFLDNTIDTAWLDALIAERVQSDKPDIILGVVCGALHIADRKVTDAFASFKGSMEKGQIQAANTLTNVIDVELIAEGVRYKVQAAKSGPNTYFLVMNGSFKEVEVHRLSDGGMLLSLEGSSYTTYMKEEVDRYRIVIGNQTCVFEKENDPSLLRSPSAGKVISLLLEDGAHVSKGQAYAEIEVMKMVMTLKANEAGTVTFVRRPGAVLDAGTLIGHLELDDPSLVTKAQPYKNTWPIIENVQIPEKLNRIHSSYKTVLENTLAGYCLPDPYNAPRLREIIEKFMLSLRDPSLPLLELQEVIASISGRIPLSVEKKIRKLMQLYERNITSVLAQFPSQSIASVIDSHAATLQKRADRDVFFLTTQGIVQLVQRYRNGIRGRMKAAVHELLKQYYAVESQFQHGHYDKCVAAIREKHKDDMDVVVGTIFSHSQVAKKNLLVTLLIDHLWANEPGLTDELAATLGELTSLNRAEHSRVALRARQVLIASHQPAYELRHNQMESIFLSAVDMYGHDFHPENLQRLIQSETSIFDILHDFFYHSNRAVCNAALEVYVRRAYTSYELTCLQHLELSGEVPLVHFQFLLPTAHPNRYKYVFYGFILTRNQIYDFHVWLFYFSSEGNDTDAIPDSFMRTGCMAAFDSFEHFNQYSDEILDLLEDYASPVFVNAKVLEAVEGADSDRRMSTSINVSISDQVNRVMENENAAPRPSEAIHILSIAVRDMGDMDDHQMEQVFGSFCNQHREELLSRRVRRITFAALKKRQFPKFFTYRARDQFEEDRIYRHLEPACAFQLELNRMKTYDLEALPTANQKMHLYLGRAKVPKGQEVTDFRFFIRSIIRHSDLITKEASFEYLQNEGERVLLEAMDELEVAFSHPQAKRTDCNHIFLNFVPTVIMDPAKIEESVSKMVYRYGPRLWKLRVLQAELKMVIRQTPQSPTTSVRLCIANDSGYFLDIAMYTEVTDPETHVIKFQAYGNRQGALHGLPISSPYMTKDFLQQKRFQAQSNGTTYVYDIPDMFRQMTERLWKEFSKARPTEDIRIPEKILLECNELVLNGDNLEEIQRLPGENNVGMVAWRIVLATPEFAKGREIIVIANDLTYLIGSFGPQEDLLFFKASELSRQRKCPRVYISVNSGARIGLAEEVKSLFKVAWEDPEEPEKGFKYLYLTTEDYSKIANSNSVRAILIEDEGEPRYKITDIIGKTDGLGVENLRYAGMIAGETSRAYEDVVTISMVTCRTIGIGSYLVRLGQRVIQIDNSHIILTGFAALNKLLGRKVYASNNQLGGIQIMHNNGVTHKTEALDQDGVYTILHWLSYIPNERGGILPIVSPSDPIDRMIDFTPTKAPYDPRWMLAGRYNPSNPSDWETGFFDRGTFSEIMEPWAQTVVTGRAKLGGIPVGVIAVETRTVEVTIPADPANLDSEAKTFQQAGQVWFPDSSFKTAQAIKDFGREELPLIILANWRGFSGGQKDMYEQIVKFGAYIVDGLREYKQPVIVYLPPNAELRGGAWAVLDPTINPRYMETYADPESRAGVLEPEGIVEVKYKEKDIVKTIQRLDPAAMDLKNQLAAAGENKELVAELENKIKTRTNALLQNYHPVAVHFADLHDTPERMLEKGCISEIVPWRNSRNWIYWRLRRLLLEEHFIKQIFEAQDDLSVGQAKSMLRRWFVEDKGATEAYLWETNESAVEWLENQKRTDSTVSRNIYSVKRSAIISRIRQSLNDFPEATLDAVVGLCEKLSPAQRGEVVKTLAQLTDNDHTSLG, encoded by the exons gCCTAGTATGTCCCATGGTACGGGACTAGGACTGCAGCGTGGTCAGGAACGTGACTTTGTTCTATCAACGACGGAGGAGtttgtgaagaaattcaacGGTACGCGGGTCATCAACAAG GTACTCATCGCAAACAATGGTATCGCGGCGGTCAAGTGCATGCGATCGATCCGTCGCTGGTCGTACGAGATGTTTAAGAATGAGCGCGCGGTAAGGTTTGTGGTGATGGTCACGCCGGAAGATCTGAAGGCAAACGCGGAGTACATAAAGATGGCGGACCATTACGTACCCGTACCGGGTGGatcgaacaacaacaactacgcAAACGTGGAACTGATCGTGGACATTGCACTACGGACACAGGTGCAGGCCGTGTGGGCTGGTTGGGGTCACGCTTCGGAAAATCCCAAACTTCCGGAGCTGCTGCACAAGAAGTCACTGGTGTTTCTAGGCCCACCGGAACGTGCCATGTGGGCACTCGGTGATAAGGTCGCATCCTCGATCGTAGCGCAAACGGCCGAAATCCCTACGCTGCCTTGGTCCGGCTCGGAATTGAAAGCCCAGTACAGTggaaaaaagatcaaaatttCCAGCGAACTGTTTGCACGTGGTTGCGTGACCACATCCGATCAAGGACTAATTGCGGCAGGCAAGATTGGTTTCCCGGTCATGATCAAAGCATCCGAAGGTGGTGGCGGCAAAGGCATTCGGCGCGTGGACAGTCCGGACGAGTTTCCGGCATTGTTCCGTCAGGTGCAGGCGGAAGTGCCCGGTTCTCCCATATTCGTGATGAAGTTGGCACGCGGTGCCCGCCATCTGGAGGTACAACTGCTTGCAGATCAGTACGGCAATGCAATCAGTTTGTTCGGACGCGACTGTTCCATTCAGCGGCGGCATCAAAAGATCATCGAAGAAGCACCGGCCGTCATTGCCGATCCGGCCGTGTTTGAGGAAATGGAGAAAGCAGCCGTACGGTTGGCAAAAATGGTCGGCTACGTGAGCGCTGGTACGGTGGAGTATCTGTACGATTCGGAGGGTAAATATTTCTTCCTCGAGTTGAATCCTCGTTTGCAGGTGGAGCATCCGTGTACGGAGATGGTGGCAGATGTGAATCTGCCTGCATGTCAGCTGCAGATCGGCATGGGTATACCGCTCTATCGTATCAAAGATATCCGCCTGCTGTACGGTGAAAACCCGTGGGGCAGTACGGTGATAGACTTTGACAATCCGACCCAAAAGCCACGCCCCTGGGGCCATGTCATAGCGGCTCGTATCACATCAGAAAATCCGGACGAAGGTTTCAAACCCAGCTCGGGCACAGTGCAAGAGCTGAACTTCCGCTCAAGTAAAAACGTATGGGGCTACTTTAGTGTGGCAGCGTCGGGCGGTTTGCATGAGTTTGCCGACTCGCAGTTTGGACATTGCTTTTCCTGGGGCGAAAATCGTCAGCAGGCTCGCGAAAATCTCGTCATTGCGCTGAAGGAACTCTCGATTCGAGGTGACTTCCGGACGACGGTTGAGTACCTGATCACGCTGCTAGAAACGAACAGTTTTCTGGACAACACAATCGACACGGCCTGGTTAGATGCGCTCATCGCCGAACGTGTCCAATCGGACAAACCAGATATTATACTCGGCGTGGTGTGCGGTGCGCTGCACATTGCCGACCGTAAGGTGACGGACGCGTTTGCGAGTTTCAAAGGTTCGATGGAAAAGGGCCAAATTCAGGCGGCGAACACGCTTACGAATGTGATCGATGTGGAGCTAATTGCGGAGGGCGTCCGTTACAAGGTGCAGGCCGCTAAGAGTGGCCCGAACACCTACTTCCTCGTTATGAACGGGTCCTTTAAGGAGGTGGAAGTTCATCGACTGTCGGACGGCGGTATGCTACTGTCGCTGGAAGGTTCCAGCTACACAACGTATATGAAGGAAGAAGTCGACCGATATCGTATCGTGATCGGCAATCAGACCTGCGTGTTCGAGAAGGAAAATGATCCCTCTTTGTTGCGATCTCCTTCAGCGGGCAAAGTCATCAGTTTGTTGCTAGAGGATGGAGCACACGTTTCAAAGGGTCAAGCGTATGCGGAAATCGAAGTAATGAAGATGGTCATGACGTTAAAGGCGAATGAGGCTGGCACTGTAACGTTTGTGCGTCGTCCCGGTGCCGTGCTCGATGCGGGCACCTTAATTGGTCATCTCGAGCTGGATGATCCGTCACTGGTCACGAAAGCGCAACCGTACAAAAATACCTGGCCCATCATCGAAAATGTACAGATACCGGAAAAGCTTAATCGTATTCATTCGAGCTACAAGACAGTTTTGGAAAACACCCTGGCCGGTTACTGTCTACCGGACCCGTACAATGCGCCCCGTCTGCGTGAAATAATCGAAAAGTTTATGCTAAGCTTGCGAGATCCATCACTGCCATTGCTTGAGCTGCAGGAGGTGATTGCTTCCATCTCGGGTCGCATTCCTCTATCGGTGGAAAAGAAGATCCGCAAGCTGATGCAGCTGTACGAGCGTAACATTACCAGCGTGCTGGCACAGTTTCCCTCGCAGAGTATTGCAAGCGTCATCGATAGTCATGCGGCAACGCTGCAGAAGCGTGCCGATCGTGATGTGTTCTTCCTGACTACGCAGGGCATCGTGCAGTTGGTGCAGCGCTACCGCAACGGCATCCGTGGCCGGATGAAGGCGGCAGTACATGAGCTACTCAAGCAATATTATGCCGTCGAATCGCAGTTCCAGCATGGTCATTATGACAAGTGCGTTGCGGCTATACGTGAAAAGCACAAGGACGATATGGATGTGGTAGTAGGGACAATCTTTTCGCACAGCCAAGTTGCGAAGAAGAACCTTCTGGTGACGTTACTGATCGATCATTTGTGGGCAAATGAACCGGGTCTAACGGACGAGCTGGCGGCTACGCTCGGTGAGCTGACATCGTTAAACCGGGCAGAACACTCTCGAGTGGCGCTTCGTGCCCGGCAGGTGTTGATCGCTTCCCACCAGCCAGCGTACGAGCTGCGGCACAATCAGATGGAGTCTATCTTCCTCTCGGCGGTCGATATGTACGGGCATGATTTCCATCCGGAGAATTTGCAACGGTTGATCCAGTCGGAAACGTCCATCTTTGATATCCTGCACGACTTCTTCTACCACTCGAATCGTGCTGTGTGTAATGCAGCACTGGAGGTATACGTGCGTCGTGCTTACACCTCATACGAGTTGACCTGCCTGCAGCATCTGGAGCTATCTGGAGAGGTACCGCTAGTGCACTTCCAATTTTTACTGCCCACAGCACATCCGAATCGATACAAGTACGTATTTTAcggatttattttaacacgTAACCAAATTTACGACTTTCACGTTtggcttttttatttcagttcGGAAGGAAACGATACCGATGCTATTCCGGATTCATTTATGCGCACCGGCTGTATGGCAGCGTTTGATTCGTTCGAACACTTCAATCAATATTCGGATGAAATTTTGGATCTTCTCGAGGACTATGCGTCACCCGTGTTCGTTAATGCGAAAGTGCTGGAAGCTGTCGAGGGAGCCGATTCGGACCGTCGAATGAGCACGTCGATCAACGTATCAATTTCCGATCAGGTCAATCGCGTGATGGAGAACGAAAACGCAGCAC CCCGACCATCGGAAGCGATCCATATATTGAGCATTGCGGTACGAGACATGGGCGACATGGACGATCATCAGATGGAGCAAGTATTTGGCTCATTTTGCAATCAACATCGCGAGGAGCTGCTGAGTCGTCGCGTGAGACGAATTACTTTTGCTGCGTTGAAAAA ACGACAGTTCCCCAAATTTTTCACGTACCGTGCGCGGGACCAATTCGAGGAGGATCGTATTTATCGGCATCTCGAACCAGCTTGTGCCTTCCAGCTGGAGTTAAATCGAATGAAAACGTACGATCTGGAAGCACTGCCAACGGCAAACCAAAAGATGCATCTTTACCTCGGCCGAGCCAAGGTGCCGAAGGGTCAGGAAGTGACGGATTTCCGCTTTTTCATCCGTTCCATCATTCGCCATTCGGATCTGATAACGAAGGAAGCCTCGTTCGAATATCTGCAGAATGAAGGCGAACGGGTACTGCTGGAAGCGATGGACGAGCTGGAAGTAGCGTTCTCTCATCCGCAGGCCAAGCGCACCGATTGTAACCACATCTTCCTCAATTTCGTACCGACCGTCATTATGGATCCGGCAAAGATTGAAGAATCCGTCTCCAAGATGGTGTACCGATACGGGCCGCGGCTTTGGAAGCTGCGTGTGCTGCAAGCGGAGCTAAAGATGGTCATTCGGCAAACGCCACAGTCGCCTACCACCTCGGTGCGGCTCTGTATTGCGAACGATTCGGGCTATTTCCTCGACATCGCCATGTACACCGAAGTGACCGATCCGGAAACGCACGTCATCAAATTCCAAGCCTATGGTAATCGGCAGGGTGCACTGCACGGGCTGCCAATATCGTCTCCGTATATGACCAAAGATTTCCTGCAGCAGAAGCGCTTCCAGGCGCAATCGAATGGGACAACGTACGTGTACGACATACCGGACATGTTCCGGCAGATGACGGAGCGACTGTGGAAGGAGTTTTCCAAAGCGAGACCGACGGAGGACATCCGTATTCCGGAGAAGATTCTGCTGGAGTGTAACGAACTAGTGCTGAACGGCGATAACCTGGAGGAGATCCAACGTCTGCCAGGCGAGAACAACGTCGGTATGGTGGCGTGGCGCATCGTGCTGGCCACTCCGGAGTTTGCAAAAGGCCGTGAAATTATCGTGATTGCCAATGATCTGACCTACCTGATCGGTTCCTTCGGACCGCAGGAGGATCTGTTGTTCTTCAAGGCGTCAGAACTATCGCGACAGCGCAAATGTCCACGCGTTTACATCTCGGTAAACAGTGGTGCACGTATTGGGCTGGCGGAGGAAGTGAAATCACTGTTCAAGGTCGCTTGGGAAGATCCCGAAGAACCGGAGAAGGGCTTCAAGTATCTTTACCTCACCACGGAAGATTACAGCAAAATAGCGAACAGCAACTCGGTGCGCGCAATACTGATCGAGGATGAGGGAGAACCACGGTATAAGATAACCGATATTATTGGCAAAACAGATGGGCTCGGTGTTGAGAATCTCCGATACGCCGGTATGATCGCCGGTGAGACGTCACGTGCGTACGAAGATGTCGTCACAATCTCGATGGTCACATGTCGCACGATCGGCATTGGGTCGTACCTTGTTCGGCTGGGACAACGTGTCATTCAGATTGACAATTCGCACATTATTCTAACAGGCTTTGCTGCACTGAATAAGCTGCTGGGACGGAAAGTGTACGCCTCCAATAATCAGCTCGGTGGTATTCAGATTATGCACAACAACGGAGTGACCCACAAAACCGAAGCACTCGATCAGGATGGTGTATATACGATTCTGCACTGGCTGTCGTACATTCCGAATGAACGTGGCGGTATCCTGCCGATCGTGTCGCCAAGTGATCCGATCGATCGAATGATCGACTTTACGCCCACCAAGGCACCGTACGATCCGCGCTGGATGTTGGCGGGCCGTTACAACCCATCCAATCCATCCGACTGGGAGACGGGTTTCTTCGATCGGGGCACGTTTTCCGAAATAATGGAACCGTGGGCACAGACAGTCGTGACTGGACGTGCCAAGCTGGGTGGTATCCCTGTGGGTGTAATTGCGGTTGAGACGCGAACTGTCGAGGTAACCATACCGGCCGATCCGGCCAATCTGGATTCGGAAGCGAAAACATTCCAGCAGGCAGGACAGGTGTGGTTCCCGGATTCGTCCTTCAAGACGGCACAGGCGATCAAGGACTTTGGGCGGGAGGAACTTCCACTCATTATCCTTGCCAATTGGCGTGGTTTCTCCGGTGGGCAGAAAG ATATGTACGAACAAATTGTAAAGTTCGGCGCCTACATTGTGGATGGATTGCGCGAGTACAAGCAGCCAGTTATTGTCTACCTCCCACCGAATGCCGAGTTGCGTGGTGGCGCTTGGGCCGTGCTGGATCCTACCATCAATCCACGCTACATGGAAACTTATGCCGATCCGGAGTCGCGCGCTGGTGTACTCGAACCGGAGGGTATAGTCGAGGTGAAATACAAAGAGAAGGATATCGTGAAAACAATTCAACGTCTTGATCCAGCTGCGATGGAT CTTAAAAATCAACTGGCTGCCGCGGGTGAGAACAAGGAGCTGGTTGCGgagttggaaaacaaaattaaaacccGAACGAATGCTCTGCTGCAAAACTATCATCCGGTGGCGGTACACTTTGCTGATCTGCACGACACACCTGAACGAATGCTGGAAAAGGGTTGCATTAGTGAAATTGTACCGTGGCGTAATTCGCGCAATTGGATCTACTGGCGGCTGCGGCGTTTGCTGCTGGAAGAGCATTTTATTAAACAGATTTTCGAAGCACAAGATGATCTGTCGGTTGGTCAGGCGAAATCGATGCTGCGCAGATGGTTCGTGGAGGACAAGGGAGCTACGGAG GCATACCTATGGGAGACAAATGAGTCGGCAGttgaatggttggaaaatcaaAAACGCACCGATTCGACCGTTTCCCGCAATATTTACTCAGTTAAAAGAAGCGCAATAATCTCACGGATTCGTCAGTCGTTAAAT GACTTTCCGGAGGCCACACTAGACGCAGTTGTTGGGCTCTGCGAGAAACTGTCGCCGGCACAACGTGGCGAGGTGGTGAAAACGCTTGCCCAGCTTACCGATAACGATCACACAAGTCTCGGATGA